A stretch of Candidatus Binatia bacterium DNA encodes these proteins:
- a CDS encoding NADPH:quinone oxidoreductase family protein: MKAIVCHAYGPPRTLNLEELPAPVPAAQEVLVDVGAVSVNFPDALIVANRYQISVDPPFTPGSDFAGTVCGVGAAVSGLAPGDRVFGSVFTGAYAEKLAVPAAGLQRIPDCVDFAQAAAFPTAYSTAYDAVRTTAAIEPGQTLVVLGAAGGVGSAAVQIGKLLGARVIACASSEPKVAVARSIGADEGVVYGVEPLKERLKELTGGGADAVIDPVGGAYAEEALRATRYGGRYVVIGFASGQIPSIPLNLVLLKGVIVKGYEIASFLTREAAAAERNRAEMRAYLEAGRLRPYIGGRYPLDRAGEAMARVLDRRAVGKIVIEP, from the coding sequence ATGAAGGCGATTGTCTGTCACGCCTACGGGCCGCCGCGTACGCTCAATCTGGAGGAGCTCCCGGCGCCCGTCCCGGCGGCGCAAGAAGTCCTCGTCGACGTTGGCGCCGTCTCGGTGAACTTCCCGGACGCTCTGATCGTCGCGAATCGCTACCAGATCTCCGTCGATCCACCATTCACCCCGGGCAGCGATTTCGCCGGGACCGTCTGCGGCGTCGGCGCGGCGGTCTCGGGCCTGGCGCCGGGGGACCGGGTCTTCGGAAGCGTATTCACCGGGGCGTACGCGGAGAAATTGGCCGTTCCCGCTGCCGGGCTGCAACGCATTCCGGATTGCGTGGACTTTGCCCAAGCGGCTGCGTTTCCGACGGCGTACTCCACAGCCTACGACGCCGTGCGAACCACCGCGGCGATCGAGCCCGGTCAGACGCTTGTTGTCCTGGGGGCGGCGGGCGGCGTGGGTTCTGCGGCCGTGCAGATCGGGAAGCTCCTGGGTGCTCGGGTGATCGCGTGCGCCTCGTCCGAGCCCAAGGTCGCCGTCGCGCGCAGCATCGGCGCGGACGAGGGAGTGGTCTACGGAGTGGAGCCTCTGAAGGAGCGCTTGAAGGAGCTGACCGGGGGCGGAGCCGATGCGGTCATCGACCCGGTCGGGGGAGCGTATGCGGAAGAAGCTCTCCGTGCGACGCGCTACGGGGGGCGCTACGTCGTGATCGGATTCGCCAGCGGGCAGATCCCGAGCATTCCCCTGAACCTCGTTCTTCTGAAGGGCGTGATCGTGAAGGGCTACGAGATCGCGTCCTTTCTCACGCGGGAGGCTGCGGCGGCGGAGCGCAATCGGGCGGAGATGCGCGCGTATCTCGAGGCGGGTCGACTGCGGCCGTACATCGGAGGCCGCTACCCGCTCGACCGCGCCGGAGAGGCGATGGCTCGCGTGTTGGACCGCCGGGCTGTGGGCAAGATCGTGATTGAGCCATGA
- a CDS encoding efflux RND transporter periplasmic adaptor subunit: MPGLDRWLVRAAVASLLLAMGCETSSDTEEYTRPPATVEVVTLSPTTFEEVAKFTGALTASESVMVRPETTGVVETIDVQEGEHVKKGDLLFGLRSIEQRARLDEAVAVRDLAQRVYDRVESLKGNEVLSIEELDRAGSELAQATARLQIAEIELGRTQIRAPFDGVLGPRLVSPGDRVTGGSMSRRGDQTGLLQIDAIDELKLNFTLPEVAVNAVRIGIPLEISVAPFQGERFPGEIYFVAPSLDPLNRRLLIRALIPNAEHRLRAGLSATVYLPMGEQKGVLLAPESAIVHDVAGTFVWRQAEDGTAERVPVRLGARGRGMVAIASGLADGDVIVSAGTNKVSQGSPLETVEAETAEKAGS, encoded by the coding sequence ATGCCCGGACTCGACCGCTGGCTCGTGCGTGCAGCGGTAGCCTCGCTGCTACTCGCGATGGGCTGTGAGACCTCCTCGGATACGGAGGAATACACCCGCCCCCCCGCGACCGTCGAGGTCGTGACGTTGTCGCCGACGACGTTCGAAGAGGTCGCGAAGTTCACCGGAGCGTTGACCGCATCCGAGTCCGTGATGGTACGCCCCGAGACCACGGGCGTCGTCGAAACCATCGACGTCCAAGAGGGCGAGCATGTCAAAAAGGGAGACCTGCTCTTTGGGCTTCGAAGCATCGAACAGCGCGCGCGTCTCGACGAGGCCGTTGCGGTACGTGACCTCGCCCAGCGGGTCTACGACCGGGTGGAATCGCTCAAGGGCAACGAGGTCTTGTCGATCGAGGAACTCGACCGCGCCGGATCCGAACTGGCGCAGGCCACCGCCCGCCTCCAGATCGCCGAGATCGAGCTAGGCCGAACCCAGATCCGCGCACCGTTCGACGGCGTCCTCGGGCCGCGCCTGGTCTCGCCCGGAGACCGCGTGACCGGCGGCTCGATGTCTCGACGAGGAGACCAGACCGGCCTCCTGCAGATCGATGCAATCGACGAACTGAAGCTCAACTTCACGCTTCCCGAAGTCGCGGTGAACGCGGTCCGCATCGGCATCCCGCTGGAGATCAGTGTCGCGCCCTTCCAGGGCGAGCGCTTCCCCGGTGAGATCTACTTCGTCGCGCCGTCGCTCGACCCCCTCAATCGACGGCTGCTCATTCGCGCGCTCATCCCCAACGCCGAGCACCGCCTCCGCGCCGGGCTGTCGGCGACGGTCTACCTTCCCATGGGCGAGCAGAAGGGTGTCCTCCTGGCGCCCGAGTCCGCGATCGTCCACGACGTCGCGGGCACGTTCGTCTGGCGACAAGCCGAGGACGGGACGGCCGAGCGAGTCCCCGTCCGTCTCGGTGCGCGCGGGCGCGGCATGGTGGCGATCGCGAGCGGACTCGCCGACGGTGACGTCATCGTCTCGGCCGGCACCAACAAGGTCTCCCAGGGCAGCCCGCTCGAGACCGTGGAAGCGGAGACAGCCGAGAAGGCCGGCTCGTGA
- a CDS encoding CoA transferase: protein MSDVMKGIKVLEVAEHTFVPAASAVLAEWGAEVIKVEHITRGDAMRGLGSSGVMDLGKGVHVLYEHSNRGKRSIALDLTLPEGLEVLYELVKACDVFLTNKTLGVARKLKVDVDDVRAHNPKIIYARGSAYGTKGPEAEHGGYDMTGFWCRGGSAASCTPPDIGGAITQPGPAYGDSMGAMTIAGGISAALFKRERTGEPSVVDVSLLSMGTWAMGATMALSQQMGQAWQHAPIKGPGLGFGNPLVGTFLTKDDRYLNLTMLQAFKYWPDFCNHIDRPELAADPRFDTHEHLTENAAEAREIVVAALATKTLAEWRDKFFTLKGQWAPLQNVLELAEDPQVRANGYVAGAETSGGTAFELAATPVQFDEKPMPTRRGPDFNEHGDDILQEIGLDWEKIIELKTKGAVA, encoded by the coding sequence GTGAGTGACGTGATGAAGGGAATCAAAGTGCTCGAGGTCGCCGAACACACGTTCGTGCCGGCCGCGTCGGCGGTCTTGGCAGAGTGGGGCGCGGAGGTGATCAAGGTCGAACACATCACTCGCGGCGACGCGATGCGTGGGCTCGGCAGCAGTGGGGTCATGGATTTGGGCAAAGGCGTCCATGTCCTCTACGAGCATTCGAATCGGGGCAAGCGGAGCATCGCGCTCGATCTCACGCTTCCCGAAGGACTCGAGGTTCTCTACGAGCTCGTGAAAGCCTGCGACGTCTTCCTGACGAACAAGACGCTCGGGGTGGCGCGAAAGCTCAAGGTCGATGTCGACGACGTTCGCGCGCACAACCCCAAGATCATCTACGCGAGGGGGTCCGCGTACGGAACCAAGGGGCCGGAGGCGGAGCACGGCGGCTACGACATGACCGGTTTCTGGTGTCGAGGCGGCAGCGCTGCGTCATGTACGCCGCCCGATATCGGCGGCGCGATCACGCAACCGGGACCCGCCTACGGGGACTCGATGGGGGCAATGACGATCGCAGGCGGGATCTCCGCCGCGCTGTTCAAGCGTGAGCGAACGGGCGAGCCCTCCGTCGTGGATGTGTCGTTGCTCAGCATGGGCACGTGGGCCATGGGCGCGACGATGGCGCTGTCTCAGCAGATGGGGCAGGCGTGGCAGCACGCACCGATCAAGGGGCCAGGCCTCGGGTTCGGCAATCCGCTCGTCGGGACGTTCCTCACCAAGGACGATCGCTACCTGAACCTCACGATGCTTCAGGCGTTCAAGTACTGGCCCGATTTCTGCAACCACATCGACCGACCGGAGCTCGCCGCGGATCCGCGTTTCGACACGCACGAGCATCTCACCGAGAATGCCGCGGAGGCGCGGGAGATCGTCGTCGCCGCACTCGCGACGAAGACCCTCGCGGAATGGCGGGACAAGTTCTTCACGCTGAAGGGGCAATGGGCGCCGTTGCAGAACGTGCTCGAGCTGGCGGAAGACCCGCAGGTGCGGGCGAACGGCTACGTTGCCGGGGCGGAAACGAGCGGTGGTACGGCGTTCGAACTCGCAGCGACGCCCGTGCAGTTCGACGAGAAGCCCATGCCGACCCGGCGCGGACCGGACTTCAACGAGCACGGGGACGACATCCTGCAGGAGATCGGGCTTGATTGGGAGAAGATCATCGAGCTGAAGACGAAGGGCGCGGTGGCCTAG
- a CDS encoding acyl-CoA synthetase — protein sequence MHPKIHARATPDKPAYILARSGEIVTYRQLDERSNQCAHLLRNRGVRRGGAIAMLQVNDRYYHEPCWAAQRSGLYYTPLSTHLTADEIEYIVRDCGAEVVIASRELAGVAELLVARLPHVHTWLMIGGTVPGFESYENAVAGRPTTPIPDECEGQDMLYSSGTTGHPKGIRVPLPDRAIGDADPMMLGLTQGFWQVSADDVYLSPAPLYHSAPLRCTMAMQRIGATSVLMEKFDPEEALRLIDCHHVTLSQWVPTMFVRLLRLSGDVRRRYDLSSHRLAVHAAAPCPVPVKEEMIEWWGPILYEYYAATEANGSTSLSSEEWLAHRGSVGRPQHCAVRIVGEDGTELPVGEVGTVYFEGGARFEYHNDPDKTARSYTTEGWSTVGDVGRVDEEGYLYLTDRKAHMIISGGVNVYPQEAENLLVTHPKVADVAVIGVPNEEFGEEVKAVVQLLDCAEAGPALERELIAWCRARLSGVKCPRSVDFTDELPRAESGKLYKRLLRDRYWQDHETRIR from the coding sequence GTGCATCCGAAAATTCATGCCCGCGCCACGCCCGACAAGCCTGCGTATATTCTCGCGCGCTCTGGCGAGATCGTTACGTATCGCCAGCTCGACGAGCGGTCGAATCAGTGCGCGCACCTCCTGCGGAACCGCGGCGTTAGGCGTGGCGGTGCGATCGCGATGCTACAGGTGAACGATCGATACTATCACGAGCCGTGCTGGGCGGCGCAGCGCTCGGGGCTTTACTACACACCGTTGAGCACCCACCTGACTGCGGACGAGATCGAGTACATCGTGCGCGATTGTGGTGCGGAGGTGGTGATTGCCTCGCGGGAGCTGGCCGGGGTGGCCGAGCTGCTGGTCGCTCGACTGCCGCACGTGCACACCTGGCTGATGATCGGCGGCACGGTGCCCGGGTTCGAGAGCTACGAGAATGCCGTTGCCGGCCGGCCCACGACGCCGATCCCGGACGAATGCGAGGGGCAGGACATGCTCTACTCGTCGGGCACGACGGGGCATCCGAAGGGCATTCGGGTTCCGCTTCCCGACCGGGCCATCGGTGATGCGGACCCGATGATGCTGGGGCTGACCCAAGGCTTTTGGCAGGTGAGCGCGGACGACGTCTATCTCTCGCCCGCGCCGCTGTACCACTCGGCGCCGCTCCGCTGTACGATGGCGATGCAGCGAATCGGTGCCACGTCGGTTCTCATGGAGAAGTTCGATCCCGAGGAGGCCCTGCGGCTCATCGATTGCCATCACGTCACGTTGAGTCAGTGGGTGCCGACGATGTTCGTTCGGCTGCTGCGGCTCTCAGGCGACGTCCGGAGACGATACGATCTCTCGAGCCACCGCCTCGCCGTGCACGCGGCTGCTCCGTGTCCGGTGCCGGTGAAAGAGGAGATGATCGAGTGGTGGGGGCCGATCCTCTACGAGTACTACGCCGCGACGGAGGCGAACGGCTCGACGAGCCTTTCGAGCGAGGAGTGGCTCGCGCATCGTGGTTCCGTCGGTCGCCCCCAGCACTGTGCGGTCCGCATCGTCGGGGAGGACGGTACCGAGCTGCCCGTCGGCGAGGTCGGAACCGTCTACTTCGAAGGCGGCGCGCGCTTCGAATACCACAACGACCCCGACAAGACGGCGCGCAGCTACACGACGGAGGGCTGGTCGACCGTGGGCGATGTGGGCCGGGTTGATGAGGAGGGCTATCTCTACCTCACCGACCGCAAGGCACACATGATCATCAGCGGCGGGGTGAACGTGTATCCACAGGAAGCCGAGAACCTTCTCGTCACGCATCCCAAGGTGGCGGATGTCGCGGTGATTGGCGTACCGAACGAGGAGTTCGGTGAGGAGGTAAAGGCGGTCGTCCAACTCCTCGACTGCGCCGAGGCGGGTCCTGCGCTCGAACGGGAATTGATCGCTTGGTGTCGCGCGCGCTTGTCGGGTGTGAAGTGTCCGCGCTCCGTCGACTTCACAGACGAATTGCCTCGTGCCGAGAGCGGGAAGCTCTACAAGCGGCTTCTCCGCGATCGATATTGGCAAGACCACGAGACGCGTATCCGATGA
- a CDS encoding DUF3604 domain-containing protein — MKRFLRTLLYGVVGVLGLAVLVVSAVLAGFYWNASRSDWPRPGEIATERLPAEVVASRTAERSEAATALGAPGRKQILFGDLHVHTSYSTDAMAQGLPALHGEGAHPPADACDFARFCSALDFWSINDHAESLTAKEWAETREVIRNCNRVAGDPRDPDLVSFLGWEWSQGGMTPDTHFGHKNVVVLGTEEEEVPLRPIASAGPANLVWGMVGLGLSLGDLDRWDEYADVHRATLATFRREECAHGVDVHDLPPDCYETAATPAVLFEKLDQWDFPALVIPHGLAWGITNPKGQDLAYQLGGGLHDPARQRLIEVYSGHGNSEVFAELTDAHVTEDTKLVCPEPTEAFEPCCWRAGEIVRARCVDPKSPECQYQVDAARARGSTGEFLSPTGAVLHSSIGDFGECGQLRDAFLPAFNYRPKGSAQYGLALGNFDDGGVPTRFRFGLMASSDNHRARGGSGYKEFGRTRMTDGAAMGSDWRDARGSSFYYTGGLVAVHSSGRDRGAIFDALDRREVYGTSGDRILLWFDLVQPDGERVPMGTEVEVSGVPSFEVRAAGAFEQRPGCPDVVTERLTPERLQRLCLGECHHPGETRRAITRIEVVRIRPQVEAGEAVGPLIEDPWKVLDCPGDPVGCGVSFDDPGFAASGREAVYYVRAIQELSPAVNGDPLNCERDTDGVCVKGRVCPGGGEHGPPVDDCLADVEERAWSSPIFVEAAAPR, encoded by the coding sequence ATGAAGCGCTTTCTCCGCACTCTTCTCTACGGCGTCGTCGGTGTCCTCGGGCTCGCGGTGCTCGTGGTCTCGGCCGTCCTCGCCGGGTTTTACTGGAACGCGAGTCGGTCGGACTGGCCGCGACCGGGCGAGATCGCGACCGAGCGCTTGCCCGCGGAGGTGGTCGCCTCGCGGACAGCCGAGCGATCGGAAGCGGCGACGGCTCTGGGTGCGCCGGGCAGGAAGCAAATCCTCTTCGGCGATCTGCATGTCCACACGTCGTACTCGACCGATGCGATGGCTCAGGGGCTCCCGGCGCTTCACGGGGAGGGCGCGCATCCGCCTGCCGACGCCTGTGATTTCGCGCGCTTCTGTTCTGCTCTCGACTTCTGGAGCATCAACGATCACGCGGAATCCCTCACGGCCAAGGAGTGGGCGGAGACTCGCGAAGTGATCCGGAATTGCAATCGCGTCGCGGGCGATCCGCGTGATCCGGACCTGGTGTCATTCCTTGGTTGGGAATGGTCGCAGGGCGGGATGACTCCCGACACCCACTTCGGACACAAGAACGTGGTCGTCCTCGGCACCGAGGAAGAGGAAGTGCCGTTGCGACCGATCGCGTCGGCGGGGCCTGCGAATCTGGTGTGGGGGATGGTGGGCCTCGGGCTGTCGCTCGGCGACCTCGATCGTTGGGATGAGTACGCCGACGTTCATCGCGCGACGTTGGCTACGTTTAGGCGTGAAGAGTGTGCGCACGGAGTCGACGTCCACGACTTGCCGCCCGATTGCTACGAGACGGCGGCGACGCCCGCCGTGCTCTTCGAGAAACTCGATCAGTGGGATTTCCCGGCACTGGTCATTCCGCACGGCCTCGCGTGGGGGATCACGAATCCGAAGGGGCAGGATCTCGCCTACCAACTCGGCGGAGGTCTCCACGATCCGGCCCGGCAGCGTTTGATCGAGGTCTACTCGGGGCATGGAAACTCCGAGGTCTTCGCGGAGCTAACCGACGCCCATGTGACCGAGGACACGAAGCTCGTTTGTCCCGAGCCGACCGAGGCGTTCGAGCCCTGTTGCTGGAGGGCGGGAGAGATCGTTCGCGCTCGGTGCGTGGATCCCAAAAGTCCCGAGTGTCAGTACCAGGTCGACGCGGCGCGGGCTCGCGGCTCGACGGGAGAGTTCCTGAGCCCCACGGGTGCCGTTCTGCACAGCAGCATCGGGGATTTCGGCGAGTGCGGACAGTTGCGGGACGCTTTCTTGCCCGCATTCAACTACCGACCGAAGGGGAGCGCGCAGTATGGCCTGGCGCTCGGCAACTTCGACGACGGTGGAGTTCCGACACGGTTCCGGTTCGGGTTGATGGCGTCGAGTGACAACCACCGCGCCCGGGGTGGGTCCGGCTACAAGGAGTTCGGTCGTACGAGGATGACGGACGGTGCGGCCATGGGATCCGATTGGCGTGACGCGCGGGGCTCTTCCTTCTACTACACCGGCGGACTCGTCGCCGTGCATTCGAGCGGACGAGACCGCGGCGCAATCTTCGACGCTCTCGACCGGCGCGAGGTTTACGGGACCTCCGGCGACCGGATTCTCTTGTGGTTCGATCTCGTGCAGCCCGATGGAGAGCGGGTGCCCATGGGCACCGAGGTCGAGGTGTCCGGCGTGCCGAGTTTTGAAGTGCGCGCTGCGGGTGCGTTCGAGCAGCGTCCCGGTTGTCCGGACGTCGTGACCGAGCGCCTGACGCCGGAGCGTCTTCAGCGTCTCTGTCTCGGGGAGTGCCACCACCCCGGTGAGACACGTCGGGCGATCACCCGAATCGAAGTCGTTCGGATCCGGCCGCAGGTCGAAGCTGGCGAAGCCGTGGGTCCGCTGATCGAGGATCCCTGGAAGGTGCTCGATTGTCCGGGCGATCCCGTGGGCTGCGGGGTTTCGTTCGACGACCCGGGGTTCGCGGCCTCGGGTCGTGAGGCCGTGTACTACGTGCGTGCAATTCAGGAGTTGTCGCCTGCAGTCAACGGCGATCCGCTAAACTGTGAGCGAGACACGGACGGTGTCTGTGTGAAGGGGCGGGTGTGCCCGGGCGGCGGCGAGCACGGACCGCCGGTCGACGATTGTCTGGCCGACGTGGAAGAGCGCGCGTGGTCCTCACCGATTTTCGTCGAGGCCGCGGCCCCGCGCTAA
- a CDS encoding M48 family metallopeptidase yields MPDLLPAKCRRASPRPLSAFLLGTAALLAVACGPPAAPPRAPTAEVEAERQRQYQQAAAHLLGHMERVSRVGARITVAGAPFCGEDTKPYIGILSASRSSVARKLGQHQAWKEAGAAMREVWQIEGGPEVLAVLPDSPASEVGIQVGDHIIDLKALTDTPGSPLWLEVSRHGKPIREKIPYVAECEYPVTATVGDMVNAHVSGETIIITTGLLRFVERDDELAVVIGHELAHRILGHRRSRRRSRERAADYIGVYLAARAGYDPAAAADFVRRLAAEHPELISERASPAHPGTPGRVAALDRAVAEIREKQRRGAPLFPETIEGLDPEKDAR; encoded by the coding sequence GTGCCCGACCTTTTGCCGGCGAAATGCCGCCGCGCCTCGCCGCGCCCTCTCTCTGCATTCCTCCTTGGAACCGCGGCGCTGCTCGCCGTGGCCTGCGGCCCACCCGCGGCACCGCCGCGCGCCCCCACGGCCGAGGTCGAGGCCGAACGCCAGCGACAGTATCAGCAGGCCGCCGCGCACCTCCTCGGGCACATGGAACGGGTCTCACGCGTCGGTGCACGAATCACGGTTGCCGGCGCGCCGTTCTGCGGAGAGGACACCAAGCCGTACATCGGAATCCTCAGCGCCAGTCGCAGCAGCGTGGCGCGAAAGCTCGGGCAACACCAGGCCTGGAAAGAGGCCGGGGCCGCCATGCGCGAGGTGTGGCAGATCGAAGGCGGTCCCGAAGTGCTCGCCGTTCTACCCGACTCTCCCGCCTCCGAGGTCGGAATCCAGGTGGGCGACCACATCATCGACCTCAAAGCCCTGACCGACACACCGGGCTCCCCTCTCTGGCTCGAAGTCTCTCGCCACGGCAAGCCGATCCGCGAAAAGATTCCGTACGTGGCCGAGTGCGAGTACCCCGTCACCGCAACGGTCGGTGACATGGTGAACGCACACGTCTCCGGAGAGACGATCATCATCACTACCGGTCTGCTCCGGTTCGTCGAACGTGATGACGAGCTCGCCGTCGTGATCGGCCATGAGTTGGCGCATCGCATCCTCGGCCACCGTCGTTCGCGGCGGCGCAGTCGCGAACGAGCCGCCGACTACATTGGCGTATACCTGGCTGCCCGCGCCGGCTACGACCCGGCCGCCGCCGCGGACTTCGTCCGCCGGCTCGCTGCCGAGCATCCCGAACTCATCAGCGAACGCGCGTCGCCCGCCCACCCCGGCACACCGGGTCGCGTCGCCGCGCTCGATCGGGCCGTCGCCGAAATTCGGGAGAAGCAGCGACGCGGCGCCCCCCTCTTCCCGGAGACGATCGAAGGCCTCGACCCCGAGAAGGACGCTCGTTAG